The sequence below is a genomic window from Methylophilus sp. DW102.
TGCCTGGAACGGTCATTTTGGTTTTCAGGATTGGCTCAAGGCCAGTTTTGGCGCCAACTTCCATGATTTTGCCGGCTCGGTCGTCGTACATGCCATGGGGGGCTGGATCGCCCTGGCGGCGGTGCTGTTGTTAGGCGCGCGCAATGGGCGGTATACCAAAGACGGTAAATTGCATGCTTATCCGCCTTCCAATATTCCGTTTCTTGCCTTAGGTGCATGGATATTAACCGTAGGCTGGTTTGGCTTTAACGTCATGTCCGCACAAGCCATACAAGGCATTTCTGGGCTGGTGGCCGTTAACTCGCTAATGGCGCTGGTCGGCGGAACATTGGCGGCATTGGTACTGGGTAAAAATGACCCCGGTTTTGTCCACAACGGTCCCTTGGCTGGACTGGTGGCAGTCTGTGCCGGCTCGGATGTCATGCATCCACTGGGTGCGCTCGTCACCGGCTCAGTAGCAGGGGCCTTGTTTGTCTGGGCATTTACGCTGACGCAAAACCGCCTCAAGATTGATGATGTTTTAGGTGTGTGGCCACTGCATGGTTTGTGTGGCGCCTGGGGTGGCATTGCTGCCGGTATTTTTGGCAGCACCGCTGTGGGTGGGCTGGGTGGCGTGAGCCTGATGAGTCAATTGTTAGGCACGCTGGTTGGCGTGGTCATTGCCTTGCTGGGCGGTTTGCTGGTCTATGGCTTGCTGAGAAAACTGGTTGGGCTACGGCTAGACCCGGAAGAAGAGTTTGATGGTGCAGATTTGAGCATCCACAAAATTCCAGCGGTGTCTGGAGATTAGTGATCTCTAATCGGTTTACTTGAGATAATTAAGTCTGTTGAACATTAACTAATAAAAAACCTGCCACCAATGTGGCAGGTTTTTTTGTTTTATATCTATATGAATTGAAGAGATTGAAGCGCTAGAGTTCAAATCCACTTTCAGTGATTAACTCTTGCAACAGTTGATATACCTCTTAAATTGAGTCATTTTTTGTAATTGACTCCATCCAATCAAACAATTCATTCAAATCATAATCACCGCTGTGAGGTCTATCCCAGACCAGTTCGTAGTCAACAGGGATGTCATGCTTTTCTAGCGTTAAAGCAAGGATGGTGGGCACTGCGAGGGAAGTATCCTTGTCTTTAGTGCCATGTCTAACTCTCCAAAAACGCGCATTATCTGCACTTGGATTGCCTATGTAATGCAGCGGATTGGTCATGTTGACGATTTGCTGATTCACTCTACCGTTTAAATTAGAAATATCGTTGATTGCCGAAAAATCGGTAAAATGCCGTTTATCGGTATGCTCATCGCCGAATAGTTGATTCTCACCATTTTCCAGATTGAGTCCGTCAAACGCTGGTGCTATTTTTTGCCGTCCTAGTTGATGCAAGTATTGGTCAAAGTTAATCGCTTTCACCTTATTATCATCTATTTCAAGCCATGGATATTGTTGAATATTCAGTCCATTTTGGGCTGCTTTTTGAGCGGAGAGCACAACAAGTTGTTTTATATATTCTTTGAAACTTCCGTTGCCCCGTTCGTCAAGCGTCAATGCTTGGCCAGTGCTGGATTTGAGTTTTAAACTGTTCAAATAAGCTGGAAATAAAGTTTTGAGAGCATTTGAAGTTGCGATTTGTTTATGTGTCATGCTGCCAGAAATTTCTTTG
It includes:
- a CDS encoding ammonium transporter, encoding MESLVTANDVLFVLLGAIMVLAMHAGFAFLEVGTVRQKNQVNALVKIMVDFCVSTIAYFFIGYGIAYGIHFFNGAETLTVQNGYGLVKFFFLLTFAAAIPAIISGGIAERAKFNPQLAATFLIVGFIYPFFEGIAWNGHFGFQDWLKASFGANFHDFAGSVVVHAMGGWIALAAVLLLGARNGRYTKDGKLHAYPPSNIPFLALGAWILTVGWFGFNVMSAQAIQGISGLVAVNSLMALVGGTLAALVLGKNDPGFVHNGPLAGLVAVCAGSDVMHPLGALVTGSVAGALFVWAFTLTQNRLKIDDVLGVWPLHGLCGAWGGIAAGIFGSTAVGGLGGVSLMSQLLGTLVGVVIALLGGLLVYGLLRKLVGLRLDPEEEFDGADLSIHKIPAVSGD